The Diaphorobacter ruginosibacter genome contains a region encoding:
- the purD gene encoding phosphoribosylamine--glycine ligase: protein MKVLVIGGGGREHAMAWKLNGSPKVSKVYVAPGNGGTALHPDFVNVPISNPAELRAWAQNEKINLTVVGPEAPLAAGVVDEFRAHGMRIFGPTRAAAQLESSKAFSKDFMKRHGIPTAAYDTFTDPMAAHAFIDKLGAPIVVKADGLAAGKGVVVATTVQEAHDAVDFMLVDNKYGVSHNEGGARVVIEEFLDGEEASFIVVSDGKNVVALATSQDHKRLKDGDQGPNTGGMGAYSPAPVVTADVHARAMREIILPTVRGMEKDGIPYTGFLYAGLMIDSKGHPKTLEFNCRMGDPETQPIMMRLKSDLVDLLAAAVDGKLDQVELQWDRRTALGVVMAAHGYPESPRKGDAITGLPQEVEDAMVFHAGTELVDGVLRTSGGRVLCVTALADNVKQAQQRAYDVARGIYFDGAQYRRDIGHRAVKHPA, encoded by the coding sequence ATGAAAGTCCTCGTGATTGGTGGCGGCGGCCGAGAACACGCAATGGCCTGGAAGCTCAACGGCTCACCCAAGGTCTCCAAGGTCTACGTGGCCCCGGGCAACGGTGGTACGGCCTTGCACCCCGACTTCGTCAACGTGCCGATCAGCAACCCCGCTGAGCTGCGCGCATGGGCGCAGAACGAGAAGATCAACCTGACCGTGGTCGGCCCCGAGGCACCGCTGGCTGCCGGCGTGGTGGATGAATTCCGCGCCCATGGCATGCGCATCTTCGGTCCGACGCGGGCGGCTGCCCAGCTCGAGAGCTCCAAGGCGTTCTCCAAGGATTTCATGAAGCGCCATGGCATCCCCACGGCGGCGTACGACACATTCACCGATCCGATGGCGGCGCATGCCTTCATCGACAAGCTCGGCGCGCCGATCGTGGTGAAGGCCGATGGCCTCGCCGCCGGCAAGGGCGTGGTGGTCGCCACGACCGTGCAGGAGGCCCATGACGCGGTCGACTTCATGCTGGTCGACAACAAGTACGGCGTCTCCCACAACGAGGGCGGTGCACGTGTCGTGATCGAGGAATTCCTCGATGGCGAGGAGGCCTCGTTCATCGTGGTGAGCGACGGCAAGAACGTGGTCGCGCTGGCCACCAGCCAGGATCACAAGCGCCTGAAGGATGGCGACCAGGGGCCGAACACGGGTGGCATGGGGGCCTATTCGCCCGCACCCGTGGTCACGGCCGACGTGCATGCGCGTGCCATGCGCGAGATCATCCTTCCGACCGTGCGCGGCATGGAAAAGGACGGTATCCCGTATACGGGCTTCCTGTATGCGGGGCTGATGATCGACTCCAAGGGGCATCCCAAGACGCTGGAATTCAACTGCCGCATGGGCGACCCCGAAACCCAGCCCATCATGATGCGCCTGAAGAGCGATCTGGTGGACTTGCTGGCTGCGGCCGTCGATGGCAAGCTCGACCAGGTCGAACTGCAATGGGACCGCCGTACTGCGCTGGGCGTGGTGATGGCTGCGCACGGCTATCCCGAGTCTCCTCGCAAGGGCGATGCGATCACCGGCCTGCCGCAGGAAGTGGAAGACGCCATGGTGTTCCACGCCGGAACCGAGCTGGTCGATGGCGTGCTGCGTACCAGCGGCGGACGTGTGCTGTGCGTTACGGCATTGGCTGACAACGTGAAGCAAGCCCAGCAGCGAGCCTATGACGTGGCCCGAGGCATTTATTTCGACGGCGCGCAGTACCGCCGGGATATCGGTCATCGCGCCGTGAAGCACCCCGCCTGA
- the hemF gene encoding oxygen-dependent coproporphyrinogen oxidase, with protein MQPSSAPSPDAPVHRVREYLLGLQARITAALEAIEGPTDQGGARFLSDAWHKGSEERLQGDGITRIMENGRVFERAGCGFSHVKGPQLPPSATQHRPELAGAPFEAMGVSLVFHPRNPYMPTVHMNVRMIAAARPDGEPVCWFGGGMDLTPYYGFDDDAVHFHTVCRDALQPFGEDLYPRFKQWCDEYFCNKHRGEQRGVGGIFFDDFSELGLERSFAMLQSVGDAFLEAYLPIVERRVDMPYGERERDFQLYRRGRYVEFNLVWDRGTHFGLQSGGRTESILLSMPPLVSWSYQRQAEPGSPEAQLTEYFLQRREWL; from the coding sequence ATGCAGCCATCTTCAGCACCGAGTCCGGATGCCCCTGTGCACCGGGTGCGCGAGTACCTCCTTGGCCTGCAGGCCCGCATCACGGCGGCACTCGAGGCCATCGAGGGGCCGACGGATCAGGGTGGAGCCCGTTTTCTCTCCGACGCCTGGCATAAGGGCAGCGAGGAGCGCCTGCAGGGCGACGGCATCACCCGGATCATGGAAAACGGTCGCGTGTTCGAGCGCGCCGGCTGCGGTTTCTCGCATGTGAAGGGGCCGCAACTGCCACCTTCCGCCACGCAGCACCGACCCGAACTGGCCGGTGCGCCGTTCGAGGCCATGGGTGTGTCCCTGGTGTTTCATCCGCGCAACCCCTATATGCCGACGGTGCACATGAACGTCCGCATGATTGCGGCGGCCAGGCCCGACGGCGAGCCGGTCTGCTGGTTTGGCGGCGGCATGGATCTCACGCCGTACTATGGCTTCGATGACGACGCTGTGCACTTTCACACCGTGTGCCGCGACGCGCTGCAGCCCTTCGGTGAAGATCTCTATCCGCGCTTCAAGCAGTGGTGCGACGAGTACTTCTGCAACAAGCATCGCGGCGAGCAGCGTGGCGTGGGCGGCATCTTCTTCGACGACTTCTCGGAGCTCGGCCTGGAGCGGAGTTTTGCCATGCTGCAAAGCGTGGGCGATGCGTTCCTCGAGGCCTACCTGCCCATCGTGGAACGCCGCGTGGACATGCCTTACGGCGAGCGCGAGCGTGACTTCCAGCTCTATCGCCGGGGGCGCTATGTCGAATTCAACCTCGTATGGGATCGCGGGACGCACTTTGGCCTGCAATCCGGCGGGCGTACGGAGTCGATTCTCCTGTCCATGCCACCTCTCGTGAGCTGGTCGTATCAGCGGCAGGCCGAGCCGGGCTCTCCCGAGGCCCAGCTGACAGAGTACTTCCTGCAGCGGCGGGAATGGCTCTGA
- the rsfS gene encoding ribosome silencing factor, whose translation MTTSTKSESAAKKDVTKLQRAIVDGLEDVKAVDIQVFNTEQLSPLFERVIVATGNSNRQTKALAASVRDAVKEAGFSKPRVEGEDNGEWIIVDCGQAVAHIMQPAIRQYYRLEEIWGETPVRMKIGAAKPRRVTASEDASDEGKKKPAAKKAPARKTTAAPKPAAKSTGKSAAAKPAVAKKAAAPKKTASSASAAKPAARKPVAKKAAAKAAPLKTIVVNKPSANKKASPAAKPAAAKKAPARKAPARKA comes from the coding sequence ATGACCACTTCCACCAAATCGGAATCTGCCGCCAAGAAAGACGTTACCAAGCTCCAGCGCGCCATTGTTGATGGCCTGGAGGACGTCAAGGCCGTCGATATTCAGGTCTTCAACACCGAGCAACTCTCGCCGCTGTTCGAGCGCGTGATTGTCGCCACCGGCAACTCCAACCGGCAGACCAAGGCGCTGGCGGCCAGCGTGCGCGACGCCGTCAAGGAAGCCGGTTTCTCCAAGCCTCGCGTCGAGGGCGAGGACAACGGCGAGTGGATCATCGTCGACTGCGGCCAGGCCGTGGCACACATCATGCAGCCGGCCATCCGCCAGTACTACCGCCTGGAAGAGATCTGGGGCGAAACTCCCGTGCGCATGAAGATCGGTGCGGCCAAGCCGCGCCGCGTGACGGCATCGGAAGATGCATCCGACGAGGGCAAGAAGAAGCCCGCAGCAAAGAAGGCCCCGGCACGCAAGACCACTGCAGCGCCAAAGCCTGCTGCCAAGTCGACGGGCAAGTCGGCAGCGGCCAAGCCAGCAGTTGCCAAGAAGGCTGCGGCTCCAAAGAAGACCGCTTCCTCGGCATCCGCGGCCAAGCCCGCTGCCCGCAAGCCGGTCGCCAAGAAAGCGGCAGCAAAGGCAGCGCCCCTGAAGACCATCGTGGTGAACAAGCCAAGCGCCAACAAGAAGGCTTCTCCCGCAGCCAAGCCTGCCGCTGCCAAGAAGGCTCCTGCACGCAAGGCACCCGCGCGCAAGGCCTGA
- the rlmH gene encoding 23S rRNA (pseudouridine(1915)-N(3))-methyltransferase RlmH: MKILIVAVGQRVPDWAQTAYDDYAKRFPHEIKVELKAVKTEPRGSKSLETLYAAERERIEAAIPRGTRIVVLDERGTNLTTKALAQRLKDWQLSGDDVALVIGGPDGLDPAFRQAAHERIRLSDLTLPHAMVRVLLIEQLYRAWSVNAGHPYHRE, from the coding sequence ATGAAGATTCTGATTGTCGCCGTGGGCCAGCGTGTGCCCGATTGGGCGCAGACGGCCTATGACGACTACGCCAAGCGCTTCCCACATGAAATCAAGGTGGAGCTCAAGGCCGTCAAGACAGAGCCGCGGGGCTCCAAGTCGCTGGAGACCCTGTACGCGGCCGAGCGCGAGCGCATCGAGGCTGCCATCCCGCGCGGCACGCGTATCGTTGTGCTGGACGAACGCGGGACCAACCTCACCACCAAGGCTCTGGCGCAGCGCCTGAAGGATTGGCAGCTGAGCGGTGACGACGTGGCGCTGGTGATCGGCGGGCCGGACGGGCTGGATCCGGCCTTCAGGCAGGCGGCCCATGAAAGGATCCGGCTTTCCGATCTGACGCTGCCCCACGCCATGGTGCGCGTGCTGCTCATCGAGCAGTTGTACCGTGCCTGGTCGGTCAACGCCGGCCATCCGTATCATCGAGAATGA
- a CDS encoding Maf family protein, translating into MPDFIYLASQSPRRRQLLEQLGVRHSLLLPNEGDDQQEDAEAIEEVLPGELPVDYVERVTGLKLDAAVARLARRGLAEAPILCSDTTVALGRAIYGKPVDARDAKRMLSELSGHEHRVLTAVALQVGNKRVAALSESRVRFAAMTEAQIDAYVASGEPMGKAGAYGIQGPVAQYVSNLNGSYTGIMGLPLYETAQLLRAAGVLPV; encoded by the coding sequence ATGCCCGACTTCATCTACCTTGCCTCGCAAAGTCCTCGCCGCCGCCAGTTGTTGGAGCAGTTGGGGGTGCGGCATTCGCTGCTCCTGCCCAATGAGGGTGACGACCAGCAGGAGGACGCCGAGGCCATCGAGGAGGTGCTTCCGGGCGAGTTGCCGGTGGACTACGTGGAGCGGGTGACGGGGCTGAAGCTGGATGCCGCCGTTGCGCGCCTGGCGCGGCGAGGGCTTGCCGAGGCCCCGATTCTCTGTTCGGACACCACGGTGGCATTGGGACGCGCGATCTATGGAAAGCCTGTCGATGCCCGGGACGCGAAGCGCATGTTGTCCGAGCTGTCGGGCCATGAGCACCGTGTGCTGACAGCAGTGGCATTGCAGGTGGGCAACAAGCGCGTTGCAGCGCTCTCCGAGTCGCGGGTGCGGTTCGCGGCCATGACCGAGGCACAGATCGACGCCTATGTCGCCAGCGGCGAGCCCATGGGCAAGGCCGGCGCCTATGGAATCCAGGGACCGGTGGCGCAGTATGTCTCCAACCTGAATGGAAGCTACACCGGCATCATGGGCCTACCTCTCTACGAGACCGCGCAGCTGTTGCGAGCGGCAGGGGTGTTGCCGGTCTGA
- the rng gene encoding ribonuclease G, with amino-acid sequence MQQDILINWSPQETRVAVVEHGAVQELHVERTLERGLVGNIYLGKVSRVLPGMQSAFIDIGLERAAFLHVADVWQRNEGGEPPMAMRNKAEPLVPIEKQVFEGQALMVQVIKDPIGTKGARLSTQISIAGRLLVFLPQDDHVGVSQKIPLNEREALRTRLQTLVGDKSTGGGGGFILRTNGEDASDEELSEDIAYLRKTWAGIREAALRQPPKSLLYQDLNLLQRVLRDLVSEHTQSIRIDSKEQFAVMQTFGKEFMPAAAAKLQLYKMERPIFDLYSIDEDVARALGKRVDLKSGGYLIVDQTEALTTIDVNTGGYVGARNFDDTIFKTNLEAAGAIARQLRLRNLGGIVIVDFIDMVREDHQSAVLSEFRKQLARDRVKTMVGGFSQLGLVEMTRKRTRESLAHMLCEPCPTCMGVGQVKTSRTVCYEILREVLREARQFNPREFKVIASPKVVELFLDEESQHLAGLSDFIGKPISLHAESDMGQEQYDIVLI; translated from the coding sequence ATGCAACAAGATATTCTCATCAACTGGTCCCCACAGGAAACCCGCGTGGCGGTGGTGGAGCACGGTGCGGTTCAGGAACTGCACGTCGAACGAACGCTGGAGCGCGGACTCGTCGGCAACATCTACCTAGGCAAGGTCTCGCGCGTCCTGCCGGGCATGCAGTCAGCGTTCATCGACATCGGGCTGGAACGCGCGGCGTTCCTGCATGTGGCCGACGTCTGGCAACGCAACGAGGGCGGAGAGCCGCCCATGGCGATGCGAAACAAGGCCGAGCCGCTGGTGCCGATCGAAAAGCAGGTATTCGAGGGTCAGGCGCTGATGGTGCAGGTGATCAAGGATCCCATTGGCACCAAGGGGGCGCGTCTTTCCACCCAGATCAGCATCGCTGGGCGCCTGCTCGTGTTCCTGCCGCAGGACGATCACGTCGGCGTCTCCCAGAAGATTCCGCTCAATGAACGTGAGGCACTGCGCACACGCCTGCAGACGCTGGTGGGCGACAAGTCCACGGGCGGGGGCGGGGGCTTCATCCTGCGCACGAATGGCGAAGATGCAAGCGATGAGGAATTGAGCGAGGACATCGCCTACCTGCGCAAGACCTGGGCGGGCATCCGCGAGGCTGCGTTGCGGCAGCCTCCCAAGTCGCTGCTCTACCAGGATCTGAACCTGCTGCAGCGTGTGCTGCGTGATCTGGTGAGCGAACACACGCAGTCGATCCGCATCGACTCGAAGGAGCAGTTTGCGGTGATGCAGACCTTCGGCAAGGAGTTCATGCCGGCGGCCGCAGCCAAGTTGCAGCTCTACAAGATGGAGCGGCCGATCTTCGACCTGTACTCGATTGACGAAGATGTCGCGCGGGCACTCGGCAAGCGCGTGGACCTGAAGTCAGGGGGCTACCTGATCGTCGATCAGACCGAGGCGCTCACCACCATCGATGTCAACACCGGAGGCTACGTCGGGGCCCGCAACTTCGACGACACCATCTTCAAGACCAATCTCGAGGCCGCCGGGGCGATCGCACGCCAGCTTCGGCTGCGCAACCTGGGCGGTATCGTGATTGTGGACTTCATTGACATGGTGCGCGAAGACCATCAGAGCGCAGTGCTCAGCGAGTTCCGCAAGCAACTGGCGCGCGACCGCGTCAAGACCATGGTGGGCGGATTCTCGCAATTGGGGCTCGTGGAGATGACACGCAAGCGCACGCGCGAATCGCTGGCACACATGCTTTGCGAACCTTGTCCGACATGCATGGGCGTGGGGCAGGTGAAAACCTCGCGCACGGTCTGCTACGAGATTCTGCGCGAGGTGTTGCGGGAGGCACGGCAGTTCAATCCGCGCGAGTTCAAGGTCATTGCCTCCCCCAAGGTCGTGGAACTGTTCCTTGATGAGGAAAGCCAGCATCTGGCTGGATTGTCCGACTTCATAGGCAAGCCCATATCGCTTCACGCCGAGTCCGACATGGGGCAGGAACAATACGATATCGTTCTTATTTGA
- a CDS encoding response regulator transcription factor — protein MNKIRVAIADDHPTVLYALTDLVHRDPRFTLVASMKSPTELIRFLRADTPVDIVVTDFTMPDDSLYGDGVRYIKYLIRNFSEKRFVVFSESVNPSLVFSLYDYGAAAVVLKNQELAEMLAALNCVVDGTVYYPPGINREDLRMFSRNLHSISPRELEVLRHFSRGLPLKQIASDLNRSIKTVSTQKRSVMRKLDISTDQLLMEFCMNSNLF, from the coding sequence ATGAATAAGATACGAGTGGCGATTGCCGACGATCATCCCACTGTGCTGTATGCATTGACTGACCTCGTGCATCGGGACCCTCGATTCACTCTTGTTGCAAGCATGAAAAGCCCGACCGAGCTGATACGTTTTCTGCGGGCAGACACTCCGGTGGATATTGTCGTGACGGATTTCACCATGCCCGATGACTCGCTTTATGGGGACGGCGTTCGGTACATCAAGTATCTGATTCGAAATTTTTCGGAGAAGAGGTTTGTGGTGTTCTCCGAGTCGGTCAATCCGTCGTTGGTCTTCTCCCTTTACGACTACGGGGCGGCCGCCGTTGTGCTGAAGAACCAGGAGTTGGCCGAGATGCTGGCCGCGCTGAACTGTGTCGTCGATGGCACGGTCTACTATCCGCCCGGGATCAATCGGGAGGACTTGCGCATGTTCTCCAGGAACCTGCACTCCATATCGCCCCGGGAGCTGGAGGTATTGCGTCATTTCTCGCGGGGCCTGCCGCTCAAGCAGATCGCTTCCGACCTGAATCGCAGCATCAAGACGGTGAGCACGCAAAAGCGTTCGGTGATGCGCAAGCTGGATATCTCCACGGATCAGTTGCTGATGGAGTTCTGCATGAACTCCAATCTATTCTGA
- a CDS encoding pyridoxal phosphate-dependent aminotransferase, producing the protein MNTASAPRTPSFPSRLPNVGTTIFTVMSALALEHKAVNLGQGFPDFACDARLVDAVNGAMRAGHNQYPPMAGVQVLREAMSQKYEALHARRYDANTEITVTAGATQAILTAVLACVQPGDEAIVLEPCYDSYVPNIETAGAKVVRVPLTPGTFRPDFDLIAAAIRPRTRLMIINSPHNPSGTIWTDAEMRQLEALLAPTDIVLISDEVYEHMVFDGQQHQSAARYPGLAARAFIVSSFGKTYHVTGWKIGTVAAPASLTAEFRKVHQFNVFTVNTPMQYGIAEYMKDPAPYLQLSAFYQAKRDLFREGLKDSRLKLLPSQGSYFQCVDISDVSDLSEADFCQWLTREIGVAAIPLSAFYVDKFDQRVVRFCFAKKDDTLREALQRLRKL; encoded by the coding sequence ATGAACACCGCCAGCGCCCCTCGCACTCCCTCGTTCCCCAGCCGCCTCCCCAATGTCGGCACCACCATCTTCACCGTCATGTCGGCTCTCGCGCTCGAGCACAAGGCAGTCAACCTCGGCCAGGGATTTCCTGACTTCGCCTGCGATGCCCGGCTGGTCGATGCGGTGAACGGTGCCATGCGTGCAGGCCACAACCAGTACCCGCCGATGGCGGGTGTGCAGGTGCTGCGCGAGGCCATGTCGCAGAAGTATGAAGCGCTGCATGCGCGCAGGTACGACGCGAACACCGAGATCACGGTCACCGCGGGGGCGACCCAGGCCATCCTCACTGCCGTCCTCGCCTGCGTGCAACCGGGCGACGAGGCCATCGTGCTTGAACCCTGCTATGACAGCTATGTGCCCAACATCGAGACGGCTGGCGCGAAGGTCGTGCGCGTTCCACTCACTCCCGGTACCTTCCGCCCCGATTTCGATCTCATCGCGGCCGCCATCAGGCCGCGCACGCGTCTCATGATCATCAACTCGCCGCACAATCCGAGCGGCACGATCTGGACCGACGCGGAAATGCGACAGCTGGAAGCACTGTTGGCCCCTACCGACATCGTGCTGATCAGCGACGAGGTGTACGAGCACATGGTGTTCGATGGCCAGCAGCACCAGAGCGCCGCGCGTTATCCCGGCCTCGCGGCCCGCGCCTTCATCGTTTCGAGCTTTGGCAAGACCTACCATGTCACGGGCTGGAAGATCGGCACGGTGGCGGCACCTGCCTCCCTCACGGCAGAGTTCCGCAAGGTGCACCAGTTCAACGTCTTCACGGTAAACACTCCCATGCAATATGGCATCGCCGAGTACATGAAGGACCCGGCTCCCTATCTGCAGCTTTCCGCGTTCTACCAAGCCAAGCGCGACCTGTTCCGCGAGGGGCTGAAGGACTCACGCCTGAAGCTCCTGCCCAGCCAGGGCAGCTACTTCCAATGCGTCGACATCTCGGACGTCAGCGACCTGAGCGAAGCCGATTTCTGCCAGTGGCTCACCCGCGAAATCGGCGTGGCCGCCATCCCGCTGTCCGCGTTCTACGTGGACAAGTTCGACCAGCGCGTGGTGCGCTTTTGCTTCGCAAAGAAGGATGACACCCTGCGCGAGGCCCTGCAGCGGCTACGCAAGCTGTGA
- a CDS encoding CysB family HTH-type transcriptional regulator, translating to MNLHQFRFVQEAARRNLNLTEAAKALHTSQPGVSKAIIELEDELGVDIFARHGKRLKRVTEPGQHVLKSIELIMREVTNLKRIGEQYSAQDSGTLSIATTHTQARYVLPLPVAKLRESYPKVNISLHQATPHEVARMVIDEVAEIGMATESLADYPDLVTLPCYEWQHVLVMPSNHPLAQRERIGLEDIAHEPLVTYHPSFTGRGKIDAAFATRKLQPRIVLEAIDSDVIKTYVRLGMGIGIVAEMAMRDDPVGDLVVRPMGHLFGQNVARVAFKRGAYLRNFIYKFAELLSDRLSRDLVMRAMIGNVNDYDL from the coding sequence ATGAACCTGCACCAATTCCGCTTCGTACAGGAAGCCGCACGCCGCAATCTCAACCTCACCGAAGCCGCCAAGGCACTGCACACCTCGCAGCCTGGCGTGTCCAAGGCCATCATCGAACTGGAGGATGAGTTGGGCGTGGACATCTTCGCTCGCCATGGCAAGCGCCTCAAGCGTGTGACCGAGCCCGGCCAACATGTGCTCAAGAGCATCGAGCTGATCATGCGCGAGGTCACCAACCTCAAGCGTATCGGCGAGCAATACAGCGCGCAGGACAGCGGCACGCTCTCCATCGCCACCACCCACACCCAGGCGCGCTATGTGCTGCCGCTGCCGGTGGCCAAGCTGCGCGAGTCCTATCCCAAGGTGAACATCAGCCTGCACCAGGCCACACCACACGAGGTGGCGCGGATGGTGATCGACGAGGTGGCCGAAATCGGCATGGCCACGGAGTCGCTGGCAGACTACCCCGATCTCGTCACCCTGCCCTGCTATGAATGGCAGCACGTGCTGGTCATGCCCTCCAATCATCCGCTGGCGCAGCGCGAACGCATCGGGCTCGAAGACATCGCGCACGAGCCCCTGGTCACCTACCACCCCTCGTTCACGGGCCGCGGCAAGATCGACGCCGCCTTTGCCACACGCAAGCTGCAACCGCGCATCGTGCTCGAGGCGATTGATTCCGACGTGATCAAGACTTACGTGCGCCTCGGCATGGGCATCGGCATCGTGGCCGAAATGGCGATGCGCGACGACCCCGTCGGCGATCTGGTGGTTCGCCCCATGGGACACCTGTTCGGCCAGAACGTCGCACGCGTGGCTTTCAAGCGCGGCGCCTATCTGCGCAACTTCATCTACAAGTTTGCCGAGTTGCTGAGCGACCGCCTGAGCCGTGACCTGGTGATGCGTGCAATGATCGGCAATGTGAACGACTACGATCTCTGA
- a CDS encoding PepSY-associated TM helix domain-containing protein yields MKAAISGASQRAYWLKKLHEWHWISSAICLIGMLLFAVTGFTLNHAGQIEAKPRVETRDGQLPAELLQHLQAVHQGVKKADAGTSIAVALPSEVRGFIQTQMKVDAGARTVEWSDDEAYIPMPRPGGDAWLRIDLKEGAIEYETTDRGWISYFNDLHKGRNTGGAWSLFIDIFAIGCLVFCITGLLILKMHSERRPLTWPMVGLGLVIPALLALLLIH; encoded by the coding sequence ATGAAGGCGGCTATCTCAGGTGCTTCGCAGCGGGCGTACTGGCTCAAAAAACTACATGAATGGCACTGGATCAGTTCCGCAATCTGCCTGATCGGCATGCTGTTGTTTGCCGTCACCGGCTTCACGCTCAACCATGCGGGCCAGATTGAAGCGAAGCCGCGCGTCGAAACCCGGGATGGCCAACTGCCTGCGGAGTTGCTCCAGCATCTCCAGGCCGTACACCAAGGCGTGAAGAAGGCTGATGCCGGTACCTCGATCGCTGTGGCGCTGCCCAGCGAAGTACGGGGTTTCATCCAGACACAGATGAAGGTCGATGCGGGTGCGAGAACAGTCGAGTGGAGCGATGACGAAGCCTACATCCCCATGCCGCGTCCGGGTGGCGATGCGTGGTTGCGCATCGATCTGAAGGAAGGCGCCATCGAATACGAAACCACCGACCGTGGCTGGATTTCCTATTTCAACGATCTGCACAAGGGCCGCAACACAGGCGGTGCATGGAGCCTGTTCATCGACATCTTTGCCATCGGCTGCCTGGTGTTCTGCATCACGGGCCTGCTGATCCTGAAGATGCATTCGGAGCGCCGGCCGCTCACCTGGCCGATGGTCGGCCTTGGGCTGGTGATTCCGGCGCTGCTGGCGCTGCTGCTGATCCATTGA
- a CDS encoding DUF2271 domain-containing protein — MAKKVLKFSVALSAVVGLPAVAAGLDVNVGIPQLQVAEYHKPYVAVWLENADGGVAANLSVWYDVKKRDAEGTKWLKDMRQWWRRTGRELTFPVDGVTQPTKPAGAHALSFAEGKNPMPKLAPGQYKLMVEAAREVGGRELVSIPFEWPVKQATSLSAKGSTELGQVKLDLKP, encoded by the coding sequence ATGGCGAAAAAGGTTCTGAAATTTTCCGTGGCGCTGAGCGCTGTGGTCGGCCTGCCGGCTGTTGCAGCGGGCCTGGATGTGAATGTCGGCATTCCGCAGCTTCAGGTGGCCGAGTACCACAAGCCCTATGTGGCTGTGTGGCTCGAGAACGCAGACGGTGGCGTGGCTGCCAATCTGTCGGTCTGGTACGACGTGAAGAAGCGCGATGCCGAGGGCACAAAGTGGCTCAAGGACATGCGCCAGTGGTGGCGTCGCACCGGCCGCGAACTCACGTTCCCGGTCGATGGCGTGACGCAACCCACCAAGCCGGCGGGAGCGCATGCGCTGTCGTTCGCCGAAGGCAAGAATCCCATGCCCAAGCTGGCGCCGGGGCAGTACAAGCTGATGGTGGAGGCCGCGCGCGAGGTGGGCGGGCGCGAACTCGTGTCGATTCCATTCGAATGGCCCGTGAAGCAAGCTACCAGCCTGTCCGCCAAGGGCAGCACGGAACTTGGCCAGGTCAAGCTCGACCTCAAGCCCTGA
- a CDS encoding DUF4198 domain-containing protein codes for MMLKKHAIVAATLALAALSAQAHDMWFKPSSTVLSKSDWVTVDAAVSNDVFFFNHRPLGLENVKVTGPDGATVEMKNAHKGELRSVFDFKPEQPGTYRVTMLANGVMGGYKDANGQPKRVRGTAEDILKQIPADAKDVRITENVRRMETFVSVGKPSAIANTGKGLEMKPVTHPNDLVSSEEATFGFLLDGKPAANLEVELVADGIRYRDGVSAIKLRADSNGMVKVKFPRAGLFWLSADAQDDKTTVPQAKERRLGYVATLEVLP; via the coding sequence ATGATGCTCAAGAAGCACGCCATCGTGGCCGCGACCCTGGCGCTGGCCGCACTGTCCGCGCAGGCCCATGACATGTGGTTCAAACCCTCGAGCACGGTGCTCTCGAAGTCCGACTGGGTGACTGTCGATGCGGCCGTCTCCAACGACGTGTTTTTTTTCAATCATCGTCCCCTGGGCCTCGAGAACGTCAAGGTCACCGGACCCGATGGCGCGACGGTCGAGATGAAGAACGCCCACAAGGGTGAGCTGCGCAGCGTGTTCGACTTCAAGCCGGAGCAGCCAGGGACCTACCGCGTGACCATGCTGGCGAACGGCGTGATGGGCGGGTACAAGGACGCCAATGGCCAGCCCAAGCGTGTGCGCGGCACGGCCGAGGACATCCTCAAGCAGATTCCCGCGGATGCCAAGGATGTGCGCATCACCGAGAACGTGCGCCGCATGGAGACCTTCGTGTCGGTTGGCAAGCCGAGCGCCATCGCCAACACCGGCAAGGGACTGGAAATGAAGCCGGTCACGCATCCGAACGACCTGGTGAGCAGCGAGGAGGCCACGTTCGGATTCCTGCTCGACGGCAAGCCGGCCGCCAATCTGGAAGTCGAACTGGTGGCCGATGGCATCCGCTACCGTGACGGTGTGAGCGCCATCAAGCTTCGGGCCGACTCCAACGGCATGGTCAAGGTCAAGTTCCCGCGCGCCGGCCTGTTCTGGCTGAGTGCGGATGCGCAGGACGACAAGACCACGGTGCCTCAGGCCAAGGAGCGTCGCCTGGGCTATGTCGCCACGCTGGAAGTGCTGCCCTGA